Proteins found in one Paenibacillus sp. FSL R10-2782 genomic segment:
- the grpE gene encoding nucleotide exchange factor GrpE — protein sequence MKEEQVFQEEKQQNVSTEEATETNQQEEPVNEAAALEAQEGDTELAKLRVEAEEHQQRFLRAQADFDNFRRRTLKEKEDLAKYASMKLVTELVPVLDNFERALATAPQGAEAESFSKGVEMIFRQFESVLQAEGVTAMNAVGQPFNPDFHQAIMQVESEEHEEGIVVEEVQKGYMLKDKVLRPAMVKVSM from the coding sequence TTGAAGGAAGAACAAGTGTTCCAAGAAGAAAAACAACAAAATGTAAGCACAGAGGAAGCCACTGAGACGAACCAGCAGGAAGAGCCGGTGAACGAAGCGGCAGCACTGGAAGCCCAAGAGGGTGATACAGAACTGGCTAAGCTTCGCGTGGAGGCGGAAGAGCACCAACAGCGTTTTTTACGCGCACAGGCGGATTTCGATAATTTCCGTCGTCGTACGCTGAAAGAAAAAGAGGACCTTGCCAAATATGCATCTATGAAGCTGGTTACCGAATTGGTGCCTGTTCTGGATAACTTCGAGCGTGCGCTGGCAACAGCACCGCAAGGAGCGGAGGCTGAGTCATTCAGCAAAGGTGTGGAGATGATCTTCCGTCAGTTTGAGAGCGTGCTTCAGGCTGAGGGAGTGACGGCCATGAATGCGGTGGGCCAACCGTTTAACCCTGATTTCCATCAGGCGATTATGCAGGTGGAAAGCGAAGAGCATGAGGAAGGCATCGTCGTTGAAGAGGTGCAAAAAGGATACATGCTGAAGGACAAGGTGCTTCGTCCGGCTATGGTAAAAGTGAGCATGTAG
- the dnaJ gene encoding molecular chaperone DnaJ codes for MADKRDYYEVLGVAKGASDEDVKKAYRKLARQYHPDVNKAADAETKFKEVKEAYDVLSDGQKRARYDQYGHVDPNQGMGGGFGGGADFGGGFGDIFDMFFGGGGNGRRDPNAPQRGNDLQYTMTIEFKEAVFGKETDINIERTETCDTCHGTGAKKGTQPQTCSVCHGSGQEEVVQNTPFGRMVNRRACSNCSGSGKIIKEKCTTCSGSGRVRKQRKIHIRIPAGVDDGAQMRINGEGEGGVNGGPAGDLYVVFRVKTHDFFEREGDDIYCEIPLTFSQAALGDEVEIPTLTEKVKLKVPAGTQTGTYFRLKGKGVPKLRGVGQGDQHIKVVVVTPSKLSEEQKDLLRQFSSLSGEQTHENEQSFFDRVKRAFRGD; via the coding sequence TTGGCTGATAAGCGCGATTATTATGAGGTGCTGGGCGTCGCGAAGGGCGCTTCGGATGAAGATGTTAAAAAGGCTTACCGTAAGCTGGCGCGTCAGTATCATCCGGACGTGAACAAGGCTGCAGACGCGGAAACCAAATTTAAAGAAGTGAAAGAGGCTTATGACGTTCTCAGCGATGGTCAGAAGCGGGCAAGATATGATCAATACGGTCATGTAGACCCGAATCAGGGCATGGGAGGCGGCTTCGGTGGTGGGGCCGACTTTGGTGGCGGATTTGGCGATATTTTTGATATGTTTTTTGGTGGTGGCGGTAACGGTCGTCGTGATCCGAATGCACCGCAACGTGGCAATGATCTTCAATATACGATGACGATTGAATTCAAGGAAGCTGTATTCGGCAAGGAAACCGACATTAACATTGAGCGCACGGAAACGTGTGATACGTGTCACGGTACGGGAGCCAAAAAGGGTACTCAACCACAAACCTGTTCCGTCTGCCACGGTAGCGGACAAGAAGAAGTGGTACAGAATACACCGTTTGGCCGAATGGTTAACCGTCGCGCCTGCTCGAACTGTAGTGGTTCTGGTAAAATCATTAAAGAAAAATGTACCACTTGTAGCGGTTCTGGTCGTGTGCGCAAGCAACGTAAAATTCATATCCGTATTCCGGCGGGTGTGGATGACGGTGCGCAAATGCGTATCAACGGTGAAGGCGAAGGCGGTGTCAACGGAGGACCGGCAGGTGATCTGTATGTCGTTTTCCGTGTGAAGACGCATGACTTCTTTGAGCGTGAGGGAGACGATATTTACTGTGAAATTCCGCTGACGTTCTCGCAGGCAGCGTTGGGAGATGAAGTCGAAATTCCGACGCTGACCGAGAAAGTGAAGCTGAAAGTTCCGGCTGGTACACAAACAGGAACATACTTCCGTCTTAAGGGCAAGGGTGTACCAAAACTGCGTGGTGTAGGTCAGGGGGACCAGCACATTAAGGTGGTTGTGGTAACCCCTAGCAAGCTGAGCGAGGAGCAGAAGGATTTGCTGCGTCAGTTCTCTTCGCTTAGCGGTGAGCAGACACATGAGAATGAGCAATCTTTTTTTGACCGTGTGAAGCGCGCCTTCCGAGGCGACTAA
- the dcuS gene encoding DcuS/MalK family sensor histidine kinase: MSSIEKSQPKLRRRKPLLKLRGLITLLVCLVMALVLLPATLLFGERVEHETEKGLEEKAMSIARTLAHTSLIIEHLQQSKSSAPLQEYVEKVSLANHIQFIVVMDMKGIRKTHPDVRKIGKAFVGGDEYIALHGHESVSVAKGTLGLSMRAFSPVFSATGKQVGAIVVGISLQDVERAQVGNYRLIAIAIGIGMLIGTGGAVVLARKIKSMLVGLEPPEIARLLEERSAMLQSIKEGVIAVDESSRIILMNAEAIRLLRQAGIEDISSSGQEIDAYLSVFRLQEVLAAGTPRMDEDMELGGITLFTTSVPIRVKGEIVGAIVTFRDKTEVSQLAERLTGVSLYTEALRAQAHEFMNKLHVIMGMVHLRMYDKLEHYIMDAVEHHQVEIGSITRQIRDPVMAGFVLGKLSRAREIGVSFELTPGSYLPESGRTQTIHELITILGNLFDNAVEAMESLEHKRITLTLYYEEIEKYGCLTCVIRDNGPGIPEPLVEAIFEKGFSTKGESRGMGLYLVMQSVKRLKGTIKLIPAEQGCCFQIKIPYAVMGNDEHD, encoded by the coding sequence GTGAGTTCTATCGAAAAGTCACAGCCTAAGCTGCGTCGGAGAAAACCGCTACTTAAGCTTAGAGGGCTGATTACGCTGCTGGTTTGTCTGGTTATGGCACTGGTGCTCTTGCCTGCAACTTTGTTATTCGGCGAGAGAGTGGAGCATGAAACCGAGAAGGGGCTAGAGGAAAAAGCGATGTCCATCGCACGTACACTTGCCCATACGTCGCTCATTATTGAACATTTGCAGCAGTCTAAGTCGTCTGCCCCCTTACAGGAGTATGTGGAGAAAGTATCATTAGCTAATCACATTCAATTTATCGTCGTTATGGACATGAAGGGGATTCGTAAGACACACCCGGATGTAAGGAAGATCGGCAAAGCCTTTGTCGGGGGTGATGAATATATTGCACTTCATGGTCATGAGAGCGTATCTGTTGCGAAGGGGACGTTGGGCTTGTCCATGCGAGCCTTTTCTCCCGTATTTAGTGCTACAGGCAAGCAGGTAGGGGCAATTGTTGTTGGTATTTCATTGCAGGACGTAGAGCGGGCTCAGGTGGGGAACTATCGACTTATTGCGATCGCCATCGGTATCGGGATGCTGATCGGCACTGGAGGCGCTGTAGTGCTGGCCCGTAAAATTAAAAGCATGCTGGTCGGTCTGGAGCCGCCGGAAATCGCACGCTTGCTGGAGGAACGCAGCGCTATGCTGCAATCCATCAAGGAAGGAGTTATTGCGGTGGATGAGTCCAGCCGTATCATACTGATGAATGCGGAAGCGATTCGTCTGCTCAGGCAAGCGGGGATTGAGGATATCTCGTCCTCGGGGCAGGAGATTGACGCTTATTTGTCCGTTTTTCGATTACAAGAGGTTTTGGCAGCAGGTACTCCACGAATGGATGAGGACATGGAGTTGGGGGGAATAACCTTGTTCACCACCAGTGTCCCGATACGGGTCAAAGGGGAAATCGTGGGCGCAATTGTAACCTTTCGGGATAAAACGGAGGTAAGTCAGCTTGCCGAACGTTTGACAGGAGTGTCTCTGTATACAGAGGCGCTGCGTGCGCAGGCTCACGAATTTATGAACAAGCTGCATGTCATTATGGGGATGGTACATTTGCGTATGTACGACAAACTGGAGCATTACATCATGGATGCCGTTGAGCATCATCAAGTGGAAATTGGCTCGATTACCAGGCAAATCAGGGACCCGGTGATGGCGGGCTTTGTATTGGGGAAATTAAGTCGAGCCAGAGAGATTGGCGTGAGCTTCGAATTGACTCCGGGCAGCTATTTGCCTGAATCTGGTCGCACCCAAACCATTCATGAACTGATAACCATACTGGGGAATCTGTTTGATAATGCCGTGGAAGCGATGGAATCTCTGGAGCACAAGCGGATTACCTTGACGCTTTATTATGAGGAAATTGAGAAGTACGGCTGTCTGACCTGTGTGATACGTGATAATGGACCAGGCATACCGGAACCTCTCGTAGAGGCGATATTTGAAAAGGGTTTTTCGACCAAGGGAGAGTCACGGGGAATGGGGCTTTATCTGGTAATGCAAAGTGTGAAAAGATTAAAAGGAACGATAAAGCTGATTCCGGCCGAGCAAGGGTGCTGTTTTCAGATTAAGATTCCATATGCCGTAATGGGGAATGATGAACATGATTAA
- the lepA gene encoding translation elongation factor 4, whose product MTDILARQRKIRNFSIIAHIDHGKSTLADRILEYTGALTSREMQEQVLDQMDLERERGITIKLQAVRLTYKADDGEEYILNLIDTPGHVDFTYEVSRSLAACEGALLVVDAAQGIEAQTLANVYLALDNNLEILPVLNKIDLPSADPERVKQEIEDVIGLDTSETVHASAKAGIGIKEILEQVVRSVPAPQGNPNNPLKALIFDSHYDPYKGVIVYVRVVDGSIKAGSKIKMMATDKTFEVIEVGAFMPRMSIVDELNIGDVGFIVAGIKHVGDTRVGDTVTDAKNPTPEPMPGYRKINPMVYCGLYPIETSEYNDLREALEKLQLNDASLSFEPETSSALGFGFRCGFLGLLHMDVIQERIEREFNIPLITTAPSVIYRIKLTNGETIQIDNPSNYPEIGRIEHVEEPYVKAGIIVPNDYVGTVMELCQTKRGEYVNMEYLDTTRVTITYQIPLSEIVYDFFDQLKSSTKGYASFDYEISGYRQSNLVKMDILLNGEQVDALSFIVHRDRAYHRGRIICEKLRELIPRQMFEVPIQASVGTKVVARETVKAMRKNVLAKCYGGDISRKRKLLEKQKEGKKRMKQVGNVEVPQEAFMAVLKIDE is encoded by the coding sequence ATGACTGACATTTTGGCAAGACAACGTAAAATTCGGAACTTTAGTATCATTGCACATATAGACCACGGTAAATCCACGCTGGCTGACCGGATTTTGGAATACACCGGTGCACTCACATCCCGTGAAATGCAGGAGCAAGTGCTTGATCAGATGGATCTGGAACGGGAGCGCGGGATTACAATCAAGCTCCAGGCAGTGCGACTCACTTATAAGGCCGATGACGGCGAAGAGTACATTTTGAATTTGATTGATACACCTGGACACGTCGATTTTACGTATGAGGTTTCCCGCAGTTTGGCGGCCTGCGAAGGTGCTCTGCTGGTTGTAGATGCTGCACAGGGCATTGAAGCGCAGACATTGGCTAACGTATATTTGGCGTTGGACAACAATTTGGAGATTCTGCCGGTGCTCAACAAAATTGATTTGCCAAGTGCTGATCCTGAACGTGTGAAGCAGGAAATCGAGGATGTTATCGGCCTGGATACGAGCGAGACTGTACACGCATCGGCCAAAGCTGGAATCGGTATCAAGGAAATTTTGGAACAGGTGGTTAGAAGCGTCCCGGCTCCGCAAGGAAATCCGAACAATCCGCTGAAGGCGCTTATTTTCGATTCGCATTATGATCCATATAAAGGCGTTATCGTATATGTCCGTGTCGTAGATGGCAGCATCAAGGCAGGTTCCAAAATTAAAATGATGGCGACCGATAAAACGTTTGAGGTTATCGAGGTAGGAGCCTTTATGCCACGTATGAGCATCGTGGACGAGCTGAACATCGGTGATGTCGGTTTTATCGTTGCTGGTATCAAGCATGTGGGTGATACGCGTGTCGGGGATACGGTGACGGATGCCAAAAATCCAACACCAGAACCGATGCCAGGCTATCGGAAAATTAATCCGATGGTATACTGCGGGCTATATCCGATTGAAACATCTGAGTACAACGATCTACGTGAGGCGCTCGAAAAGCTGCAATTGAATGATGCTTCCCTCAGCTTTGAGCCGGAAACATCAAGCGCATTGGGCTTCGGGTTCCGTTGCGGGTTCCTTGGTCTGCTTCATATGGACGTTATTCAGGAACGGATTGAACGCGAATTTAACATCCCGCTGATTACAACGGCGCCAAGCGTTATTTACCGTATTAAGCTGACGAATGGCGAAACGATCCAGATCGATAACCCTTCGAATTACCCGGAAATCGGACGAATTGAGCATGTGGAAGAGCCATACGTGAAGGCAGGCATTATCGTGCCTAATGATTACGTAGGTACGGTTATGGAGCTTTGCCAGACCAAGCGCGGCGAGTATGTGAATATGGAATATCTGGATACGACACGGGTAACGATTACGTACCAGATTCCGCTGTCCGAAATCGTGTACGATTTCTTTGACCAGCTTAAATCCAGCACCAAAGGCTACGCCTCCTTCGACTACGAGATTTCAGGCTATCGCCAGTCTAATCTGGTAAAAATGGATATTCTGTTGAACGGCGAACAGGTCGATGCGTTGTCGTTCATCGTTCACAGAGATCGCGCTTACCATCGCGGACGTATCATTTGCGAGAAGCTGCGTGAGCTGATCCCACGCCAAATGTTTGAGGTGCCAATACAGGCATCTGTCGGAACAAAGGTTGTAGCGCGTGAAACCGTTAAGGCTATGCGTAAAAACGTCTTGGCTAAATGCTACGGCGGCGATATTTCCCGTAAAAGGAAGCTGCTTGAAAAGCAAAAAGAAGGCAAGAAGCGCATGAAGCAGGTCGGTAACGTAGAAGTACCACAGGAAGCATTTATGGCGGTACTGAAAATAGATGAGTAA
- a CDS encoding N-acetyltransferase — translation MASVCKDVLCRSAVPEDVEPLYQMISGYAERGIMLPRSREVLMRQLELFIVAEVDGEVVGCGSLCKLGDDLVEIRSLGISEGHKGMGIGSKLVEGLIIEARRQRIPKIMALTYEVSFFIKNGFDVVNKEIFPEKVWTDCINCSKQNNCDEIAVLKMLN, via the coding sequence ATGGCTTCAGTGTGTAAAGATGTATTGTGCAGAAGTGCGGTTCCTGAGGATGTGGAGCCTTTATACCAAATGATTAGCGGCTATGCGGAGCGGGGAATTATGCTCCCGCGTTCAAGGGAAGTGCTTATGCGTCAACTGGAGCTGTTTATTGTGGCTGAAGTGGACGGCGAAGTCGTCGGCTGTGGTTCTTTATGCAAACTGGGTGATGATTTGGTAGAGATTCGCTCACTTGGTATTTCTGAAGGACATAAGGGTATGGGCATCGGCTCCAAGCTCGTAGAGGGCCTTATTATAGAAGCACGGCGGCAGCGTATTCCTAAAATTATGGCTTTGACCTACGAGGTCTCCTTTTTTATAAAAAACGGGTTTGATGTGGTAAACAAAGAGATTTTCCCTGAAAAGGTATGGACTGATTGCATTAACTGTAGTAAACAAAACAATTGTGATGAAATTGCGGTGTTAAAAATGCTGAACTGA
- the dnaK gene encoding molecular chaperone DnaK yields the protein MSKVIGIDLGTTNSCVAVMEGGEAVVIPNPEGARTTPSVVGFKKDGERTVGETAKRQAITNPDRTIMSIKRHMGTNYKESIDGKEYSAQEISAMILQKLKSDAEAYLGQTVTQAVITVPAYFNDSQRQATKDAGKIAGLEVLRIVNEPTAAALAYGMEKSEDQTILVYDLGGGTFDVSILELGDGFFEVKATSGDNKLGGDDFDQVIIDYLVTEFKKDQGIDLSKDKAAVQRLKDAAEKAKKELSGVLTTTISLPFITVADGVPQHLELNLTRAKFEELSEGLVERTLGPTRQAMKDAGMSASDIDKIVLVGGSTRIPAVQEAIKKLTGKEPHKGVNPDEVVALGAAVQAGVLTGDVKDVVLLDVTPLSLGIETAGGVFTKMIERNTTIPTSKSQVFSTYADNQPSVEIHVLQGEREMAAGNKTLGRFQLGDIPPAPRGVPQIEVTFDLDANGIVNVSATDKGTGKSQKITITSSSGLSDEEVERMMKDAELHAEEDKKRKDLVEAKNSADQLIYSVDKTIKDLGEKADAGEVEKANAAKENLQKTLETDNLEDIKKATEELTEIVQQLSVKLYEQAAQEAQAQDGAADSKGRDNVVDADYEVVDEDKKKD from the coding sequence ATGAGTAAAGTAATTGGTATTGACTTAGGTACAACCAACTCTTGTGTGGCTGTTATGGAGGGCGGCGAAGCCGTTGTAATTCCAAATCCGGAAGGCGCACGCACAACCCCTTCGGTTGTTGGTTTCAAAAAAGATGGAGAACGTACTGTAGGTGAAACAGCAAAACGCCAAGCGATCACGAACCCTGATCGTACAATTATGTCCATTAAGCGTCACATGGGTACAAACTATAAAGAAAGCATTGACGGCAAGGAATATTCCGCACAGGAAATCTCTGCCATGATTTTGCAAAAGCTGAAATCCGATGCTGAAGCTTACCTGGGACAAACGGTAACTCAAGCTGTTATCACAGTTCCAGCTTACTTCAATGACAGCCAACGTCAAGCAACCAAGGATGCGGGTAAAATCGCGGGTCTGGAAGTGCTGCGTATTGTCAATGAGCCAACAGCAGCTGCACTGGCATACGGTATGGAAAAATCCGAAGACCAAACAATCCTTGTTTATGACCTGGGTGGCGGTACATTCGACGTATCCATTCTGGAACTGGGCGACGGCTTCTTCGAAGTTAAAGCGACAAGCGGTGACAATAAGCTGGGCGGCGATGATTTCGACCAAGTGATTATTGATTACCTCGTAACTGAGTTCAAAAAAGATCAAGGCATCGACCTGAGCAAAGATAAAGCAGCTGTTCAACGCTTGAAAGATGCAGCAGAAAAAGCGAAAAAAGAGCTGTCCGGCGTACTGACAACGACGATTTCCCTGCCGTTCATTACGGTAGCTGACGGCGTTCCACAGCATTTGGAACTGAACCTGACTCGTGCAAAATTTGAAGAATTGTCTGAAGGTCTGGTAGAACGTACTTTGGGACCTACTCGTCAAGCGATGAAAGATGCAGGCATGAGTGCCAGCGATATCGACAAAATCGTGCTGGTCGGCGGTTCCACACGTATTCCGGCTGTACAGGAAGCGATCAAGAAACTGACAGGCAAAGAGCCTCATAAAGGCGTAAACCCTGATGAAGTGGTAGCTTTGGGTGCCGCAGTTCAAGCAGGCGTACTGACAGGTGATGTGAAAGACGTCGTTCTCCTCGACGTAACTCCACTCTCCCTCGGTATTGAAACTGCAGGTGGCGTATTTACAAAAATGATCGAGCGTAACACGACGATCCCTACCAGCAAATCGCAGGTATTCTCGACGTATGCTGACAACCAGCCTAGCGTGGAAATCCACGTATTGCAGGGTGAACGTGAAATGGCAGCAGGCAACAAAACGCTGGGCCGTTTCCAACTGGGAGATATTCCTCCAGCACCACGCGGTGTACCGCAAATCGAGGTTACCTTTGATCTGGATGCCAACGGTATCGTAAACGTATCTGCTACGGATAAAGGTACAGGCAAGAGCCAAAAAATTACAATCACATCTTCCAGCGGCTTGAGCGACGAGGAAGTAGAACGTATGATGAAAGACGCTGAGCTGCATGCGGAAGAAGATAAAAAACGCAAAGATCTGGTAGAAGCGAAAAACTCTGCGGACCAACTGATTTACTCCGTAGACAAAACGATCAAGGATCTGGGCGAAAAAGCGGATGCAGGTGAAGTCGAAAAAGCGAATGCAGCTAAAGAAAATCTGCAAAAAACGCTGGAAACTGACAACCTGGAAGACATCAAAAAGGCTACTGAAGAGCTGACTGAGATCGTTCAGCAGTTGTCCGTGAAGCTGTATGAGCAAGCTGCGCAAGAAGCACAGGCTCAAGATGGCGCAGCAGACAGCAAAGGCCGCGACAATGTGGTTGACGCAGACTATGAAGTTGTTGACGAAGACAAGAAGAAAGACTAA
- the hemW gene encoding radical SAM family heme chaperone HemW, giving the protein MTASIHKHEYSSAPQAVYLHIPFCTNKCFYCDFNSYVLKDQPVMEYLYALEREMEHTVRLHPPGEIKTIFVGGGTPTTLNPKEMEYFLKSVRTYFPNWSDDIEFSMEANPGTTDFEKLTVMKEGGVNRLSFGVQAFQNELLTGIGRIHNTDDVYRSLENARKVGLDNLSIDLMFGLPNQTVEMLHESVSRALELGLPHYSIYSLKVEENTLFHTLYQKNQLPLPHEDDELEMYLLLMRRMKEAGYEQYEISNFAKPGLGSKHNMTYWRNEDYYGLGAGAHGYVGRERHMNIKGINPYVEATRNGLPRLDSFEVPAAEAMEDFLMVGLRMLEGVSKSRFEAQFGQSLEDTFTAPLGKMLNAGLIEPVEDGYRLSERGILFGNDVFAEFIGSITVNS; this is encoded by the coding sequence ATGACCGCATCCATACACAAACATGAATATTCATCCGCGCCTCAAGCGGTTTATCTGCATATACCATTTTGCACGAATAAGTGCTTTTACTGTGATTTCAACTCTTACGTGCTTAAGGATCAGCCTGTTATGGAATACCTGTATGCACTGGAACGGGAAATGGAGCATACAGTTCGCCTTCACCCGCCAGGTGAGATTAAAACCATTTTTGTCGGGGGCGGAACACCAACAACGCTGAATCCGAAGGAAATGGAATATTTCCTGAAAAGCGTTCGTACCTACTTCCCGAACTGGTCGGATGATATTGAGTTTTCCATGGAGGCCAATCCGGGCACAACTGATTTTGAAAAACTCACAGTAATGAAAGAAGGTGGCGTGAACCGACTCAGCTTCGGCGTACAGGCTTTTCAAAATGAATTGCTTACGGGCATTGGTCGTATTCATAATACAGATGATGTTTATCGTAGTCTGGAAAATGCACGTAAGGTCGGATTGGACAATCTGTCGATTGACCTGATGTTCGGTTTACCGAATCAGACTGTAGAAATGCTGCATGAAAGCGTCAGCCGGGCACTGGAGCTGGGGCTTCCTCATTACTCCATCTATAGCTTGAAGGTTGAAGAGAACACCTTATTCCACACGCTGTACCAGAAAAATCAGCTTCCACTTCCACATGAGGACGACGAGCTGGAGATGTATTTGCTCCTGATGCGTCGCATGAAAGAGGCGGGCTACGAGCAGTACGAGATCAGCAATTTTGCGAAACCAGGTTTGGGAAGCAAACACAATATGACCTACTGGCGAAATGAGGACTATTATGGTCTTGGCGCTGGGGCGCACGGATATGTTGGCAGAGAGCGTCATATGAACATTAAGGGCATTAATCCTTATGTGGAGGCTACCCGTAACGGACTGCCGCGTCTGGATAGCTTTGAGGTTCCGGCGGCCGAAGCGATGGAGGATTTTCTCATGGTCGGCTTGAGAATGCTGGAAGGTGTCTCGAAGTCCCGCTTTGAGGCTCAATTCGGTCAGTCACTTGAGGATACGTTTACGGCCCCACTCGGAAAAATGCTGAATGCGGGATTGATCGAACCGGTCGAGGACGGTTATCGTCTGAGCGAACGTGGTATTTTGTTCGGAAATGATGTATTTGCGGAGTTCATCGGTTCCATTACAGTAAATTCATAA
- the hrcA gene encoding heat-inducible transcriptional repressor HrcA, whose translation MLTERQRLILNAIIDDYIRSAEPVGSRSISKRQDVGFSPATIRNEMSDLEEQGYLEQPHTSAGRIPSHKGYRYYVDHLVPLDTLKPMETRELKAFYAEKLNAMEQVIQHASGILSHMTNYTSILLGPEVFHTSLRHFQLLPLNETTAVAIIVTNTGQVENKTVDIPPGISISEMEKVVNLLNSKLVGVPIYQLKSRLYTALGQEMEKHVSHFEDAMKVLDKALDNESDQRLYLSGATNMLNQPEFKDVEKVKHILDLLEETPTLLKLMMPVAGAPEIQVRIGTENDHEAFANCSLITATYAVDGEALGTIGILGPTRMEYARVINILGILSKDLTAMLTQRFK comes from the coding sequence TTGTTAACCGAACGTCAGAGACTCATTTTGAATGCGATTATTGATGACTACATTCGTTCGGCTGAGCCAGTGGGTTCCCGCAGCATATCCAAAAGGCAGGATGTCGGATTCAGCCCCGCTACGATCCGTAATGAAATGTCGGATTTGGAGGAACAGGGCTATCTGGAGCAACCCCATACCTCTGCGGGACGCATCCCGTCTCATAAAGGCTACCGCTATTATGTGGATCATTTGGTACCACTGGATACGCTGAAGCCTATGGAAACGCGGGAACTAAAAGCCTTTTACGCCGAAAAGCTGAATGCAATGGAACAAGTAATCCAGCATGCATCAGGTATTTTGTCCCATATGACCAATTATACTTCCATCCTGCTTGGGCCGGAGGTTTTTCATACTTCATTGCGTCATTTTCAGCTATTGCCGCTCAACGAAACGACGGCTGTAGCGATTATCGTTACCAATACCGGTCAGGTGGAGAACAAGACAGTAGACATTCCGCCGGGAATTTCAATTTCCGAGATGGAGAAGGTCGTGAATTTGCTGAATAGCAAGCTGGTCGGCGTGCCGATTTATCAGCTGAAATCACGTCTTTACACCGCACTTGGTCAGGAAATGGAGAAGCATGTGTCTCATTTTGAGGACGCTATGAAGGTGCTGGATAAAGCACTGGATAATGAATCGGATCAGCGCTTATATTTGAGCGGTGCGACGAACATGCTAAATCAGCCTGAATTTAAGGACGTTGAAAAGGTCAAACATATTCTCGATTTGCTGGAGGAAACACCAACGTTGCTTAAGTTAATGATGCCTGTCGCCGGAGCGCCCGAAATTCAAGTCCGCATCGGCACAGAAAATGATCACGAGGCGTTTGCCAATTGCAGTCTGATTACCGCGACGTATGCGGTAGATGGCGAAGCGTTGGGTACAATAGGTATACTGGGCCCAACACGGATGGAGTATGCGAGAGTTATCAATATTTTAGGTATCCTGTCTAAGGATTTGACCGCAATGCTTACGCAGCGGTTTAAATAG